The Vicia villosa cultivar HV-30 ecotype Madison, WI linkage group LG1, Vvil1.0, whole genome shotgun sequence genome includes a region encoding these proteins:
- the LOC131661295 gene encoding uncharacterized protein LOC131661295, translating into MSQSSPSKKLSPSSETASGSRAPNVVSDQDVVLNVVPLNSVPATDPVHNPPRKMHARKSTGGSVLETFSVQGREGSAYVHNAIAGIVTRILNEGHQVDGISVPLAQIPASQNSKDDQDGQDDASKDQGDVETSVDNNDEKTPGAKDVETSEAINVETSGTKDAEILEPEKAEEVPAAPSKETLNEGPTVHDVVNLDDLDDSIDIADDELISSISHRVKTRKGKQVCDQDFSKPQVTPQVTPQKKVTIKKIKKVPAEPSTTGSKTAVKKRKERSVSASEDDVLSDVPDIPSKKTIAVTKSSTKEFIVNLSQDCGDGRTDDFHKVYVRRKCIDFSPAVINLYLGRDAEAQPELEVTDNEVCKVITGGKVKKWPIKSKLSASSLNVRYALLHKIGAANWVPTNHTSTIAVGLGRFIYAVGTKTKFDYGTYIFDQTMRHAGTSATKLPIAFPSMICGIILKQHPGILKSKDSVCKRESALSFHYKLLQRSDDMTSAGTSQPSKSVNKALLIAELKETCQELDNRKMKLEKLIQSLEQSIDDDLVGERDGDNMDEDKGAEEEADEEAEDAEAEGAESGSSDAAEETSGSSDDNPGGSSDEDSDGSDD; encoded by the exons ATGTCTCAGAGTTCTCCCTCAAAGAAATTGTCTCCTTcctctgaaacagcatcaggATCTAGGGCACCCAATGTAGTGAGTGATCAAGATGTTGTGTTGAatgttgtgccattgaactcTGTTCCTGCTACCGATCCTGTTCATAATccaccaagaaagatgcatgcaagaaaatcaactggtGGATCTGTTCTAGAAACTTTTTCTGTTCAAGGTAGAGAGGGCTCTGCTTATGTTCATAATGCGATCGCAGGTATTGTcacaagaatcttgaatgaagggcaccAGGTTGATGGAATatctgttcctctagcccaaatTCCTGCCTCTCAGAACAGCAAAGATGATCAAGATGGTCAAGATGATGCTAGCAAAGATCAGggtgatgttgagacatctgttgaCAACAATGATGAGAAGACCCCTGGTGccaaagatgttgagacatctgaagctatcaatgttgaaaCATCTGGTACTAAAGATGCTGAGATTCTTGAACCTGAGAAAGCTGAAGAGGTTCCTGCTGCTCCTTCTAAAGAAACCCTTAATGAAGGCCCTACTGTGCATGATGTGGTGAATCTGGATGATCTGGATGATTCTATTGACATTGCTGATGATGAGCTCATCTCTAGCATCTCTCATAGAGTCAAGACTCGTAAGGGCAAACAGGTTTGTGATCAAGATTTTTCCAAACCTCAAGTTACTCCTCAAGTTACTCCTCAAAAGAAGGTCACTATAAAGAAGATCAAGAAGGTCCCTGCTGAACCTTCAACCACTGGGAGCAAGACTGcagtgaagaagaggaaggaaagaagtgTTTCTGCCTCTGAAGATGATGTcttaagtgatgtccctgacatcccatcAAAGAAGACGATTGCTGTCACAAAATCCTCCACAAAG GAATTTATTGTGAACTTGTCTCAAGATTGTGGTGATGGAAGAACTGATGATTTTCATAAGGTGTATGTTAGAAGAAAGTGTATAGATTTTTCCCCTGCTGTTATCAACCTATATCTAGGTAGAGATGCtgaggctcaacctgagcttgaagtgactGATAATGAGGTGTGCAAAGTAATCACTGGTGGTAAGGTTAAGAAGTGGCCTATAAAGAGCAAACTGTCTGCTAGTTCTCTTAATGTCAGGTATGCATTGCTACACAAAATTGGTGCTGCTAACTGGGTGCCTACCAATCACACttctaccattgctgttggccTAGGAAGATTTATTTATGCTGTGGGAACCAAGACAAAATTTGACTATGGGACTTATATATTTGATCAAACTATGAGGCATGCTGGTACCTCTGCTACCAAGCTCCCTATTGCATTCCCATCCATGATATGTGGGATAATCCTCAAGCAACACCCTGGAATTCTGAAAAGTAAAGATTCTGTATGTAAGAGGGAGAGTGCTTTGTCTTTTCACTACAAACTGCTCCAGAGGTCTGATGACAtgacatctgctgggacatcacaACCCAGCAAATCTGTGAACAAAGCCCTTCTTATTGCTGAGCTGAAAGAGACTTGTCAGGAGTTGGACAACAGGAAGATGAAACTTGAAAAGCTCATCcaaagtcttgagcagtctaTAGATGATGACCTTGTTGGTGAGAGGGATGGTGACAATATGGATGAAGACAAAGGTGCTGAGGAAGAGGCTGATGAAGAGGCTGAGGATGCTGAGGCTGAGGGTGCTGAAAGTGGGAGTAGTGATGCTGCTGAAGAGACTAGTGGCTCAAGTGATGACAATCCTGGTGGCTCTAGTGATGAAGACAGTGATGGGTCTGATGATTAG